The following proteins are co-located in the Brachybacterium sacelli genome:
- a CDS encoding ABC transporter substrate-binding protein, producing the protein MTTPNRAGATPDGGAAQGPGPGPGLTTRRGVLGGGLGLGLSAVLAACGDGAVPVQQVDLEGPPQQGGTVRVGFVGGGASDTLDGAIATNLGDIARAVNMYNTLLYFDDDYVLQPLLATSVTPNDDATVWTAELREDVSFCDGRPMTAEDVIASFERIIDPEDPKSGAAALGHLEEIVKTGEHTLEFRLSTSDTALDEELGQYTSIIVPADFTVEDPVGTGPFMLESFTAAQSTVLTRNPHYWGADGPYLDEISLLNFNDTDALINALLSNQVDAVAQIPPALTEVIASDERIRILNSETGMYLPFTMRVDKAPFDDERVRQAFRLAADREGMVEQVLSGKGTIGNDMFAVFDPAYPDQLPQRAQDIAEAKRLLAEAGYPDGLEVELATAPIQAGVVEAAQVFAEHAADAGITVTINRMDLTAYWTDYLGYDFSQSFWYTRNFLAQANAAVTPGAPFNETHWDDEEFNALVEQARAEVDEAARGELVLQAQQILYDRGGYLVWGFANQVDAYQGYLGGFVENRTGIPLSGFRLDRVWIGETK; encoded by the coding sequence ATGACTACACCGAATCGTGCGGGTGCGACGCCCGACGGCGGGGCCGCACAAGGCCCCGGCCCCGGCCCGGGGCTGACCACCCGTCGCGGGGTCCTCGGCGGAGGCCTGGGACTGGGCCTGAGCGCCGTCCTGGCCGCCTGCGGTGACGGCGCGGTCCCGGTGCAGCAGGTCGACCTCGAGGGCCCGCCGCAGCAGGGCGGCACCGTCCGCGTCGGCTTCGTCGGCGGCGGCGCCTCCGACACCCTCGATGGTGCGATCGCCACCAACCTCGGCGACATCGCCCGCGCCGTGAACATGTACAACACGCTGCTGTACTTCGATGACGACTACGTCCTCCAACCCCTGCTGGCCACCTCGGTCACCCCCAATGACGACGCGACCGTGTGGACCGCCGAGCTGCGCGAGGACGTCTCCTTCTGCGACGGGCGGCCGATGACGGCCGAGGACGTCATCGCCAGCTTCGAGCGGATCATCGACCCCGAGGATCCCAAGAGCGGCGCCGCCGCCCTCGGCCATCTCGAGGAGATCGTCAAGACCGGGGAGCACACCCTCGAGTTCCGCCTGTCCACCTCGGACACCGCACTGGACGAGGAGCTCGGCCAGTACACCTCGATCATCGTCCCGGCTGATTTCACGGTCGAGGACCCGGTGGGCACCGGCCCGTTCATGCTCGAGAGCTTCACTGCCGCCCAGTCCACAGTGCTCACGCGCAACCCGCACTACTGGGGCGCGGACGGCCCGTACCTCGACGAGATCAGCCTGTTGAACTTCAACGACACCGACGCGCTGATCAATGCGCTGCTATCCAACCAGGTCGACGCCGTCGCCCAGATCCCGCCGGCGCTCACCGAGGTCATCGCCTCCGACGAGCGCATCCGGATCCTGAACTCCGAGACCGGCATGTACCTGCCCTTCACCATGCGCGTGGACAAGGCGCCCTTCGACGACGAGCGCGTGCGCCAGGCCTTCCGCCTCGCCGCCGACCGCGAGGGCATGGTCGAGCAGGTCCTCTCCGGCAAGGGGACCATCGGCAATGACATGTTCGCCGTCTTCGACCCCGCCTATCCCGACCAGCTGCCCCAGCGCGCCCAGGACATCGCCGAGGCGAAGCGGCTGCTGGCCGAGGCCGGGTACCCCGACGGCCTGGAGGTCGAGCTGGCCACTGCTCCCATCCAGGCCGGCGTGGTCGAAGCCGCACAGGTCTTCGCCGAGCACGCCGCCGACGCCGGCATCACCGTGACCATCAACCGGATGGACCTCACCGCCTACTGGACGGATTACCTGGGGTACGACTTCTCGCAGTCGTTCTGGTACACCCGCAACTTCCTCGCCCAGGCGAACGCCGCCGTCACCCCCGGGGCTCCGTTCAACGAGACGCACTGGGACGACGAGGAGTTCAACGCGCTGGTCGAGCAGGCCCGCGCCGAGGTCGACGAGGCCGCTCGCGGCGAGCTCGTGCTGCAGGCGCAGCAGATCCTGTACGACCGCGGCGGCTACCTCGTCTGGGGATTCGCCAACCAGGTCGATGCCTACCAGGGCTACCTCGGCGGCTTCGTCGAGAACCGCACGGGCATCCCGCTGTCAGGTTTTCGGCTGGACCGCGTGTGGATCGGAGAGACCAAGTGA
- a CDS encoding ABC transporter permease, which yields MIAKLIVRRLAISLVILFAVSLLIFCATLLLPGDPARAILGQQATPERIAALHQQMHLDQPAWQRYFSWLGGLLTGDLGTSVASGQSVAELLRDRIGASVFLMVAAALISVPAGIALGVWSALRRGRAADTAITGVSLVLAALPEFVIGIALVAFFSTTVLTVLPAVTMSPPGSQVWDFPSQLILPTAVLVLVVTPYIARMMRATMLEVLDSGYVEMARLKGVPERRVILRHALPHAIGPVAQVVAIQLAWMAGGVVVVEFLFRYPGLGQALIDAVNYRDVQVVQAVTMIVAVIYVVVNLLADIVGILANPKLRTGGAS from the coding sequence GTGATCGCCAAGCTCATCGTCCGTCGGCTGGCCATCAGCCTCGTGATCCTGTTCGCCGTCTCCCTGCTCATCTTCTGCGCCACGCTGCTGCTGCCCGGCGACCCGGCCCGGGCGATCCTCGGCCAGCAGGCGACCCCGGAGCGGATCGCCGCGCTGCATCAGCAGATGCATCTGGACCAGCCCGCCTGGCAGCGCTACTTCTCCTGGCTGGGCGGACTGCTCACAGGCGACCTGGGCACCTCGGTCGCCTCGGGGCAGTCGGTCGCCGAGCTGCTGCGCGACCGGATCGGAGCCTCGGTGTTCCTCATGGTCGCCGCGGCGCTGATCAGCGTCCCGGCCGGCATTGCCCTGGGCGTCTGGTCGGCGCTGCGCCGCGGCCGCGCCGCGGACACCGCGATCACCGGCGTCTCCCTGGTGCTGGCGGCGCTGCCGGAGTTCGTCATCGGCATCGCCCTGGTCGCGTTCTTCTCCACCACGGTGCTGACCGTCCTGCCGGCGGTGACGATGTCTCCGCCGGGCAGTCAGGTGTGGGACTTCCCGAGCCAGCTGATCCTGCCCACCGCCGTCCTGGTGCTGGTGGTGACCCCCTACATCGCGCGGATGATGCGCGCGACCATGCTCGAGGTGCTCGACTCCGGCTATGTCGAGATGGCCCGGCTCAAGGGCGTCCCCGAGCGCCGGGTGATCCTGCGTCACGCCCTGCCGCACGCCATCGGCCCAGTCGCCCAGGTGGTCGCGATCCAGCTGGCCTGGATGGCCGGCGGCGTCGTCGTCGTCGAGTTCCTGTTCCGCTACCCGGGGCTCGGCCAGGCCCTCATCGACGCGGTCAACTACCGCGACGTCCAGGTCGTGCAGGCGGTGACGATGATCGTCGCGGTGATCTACGTGGTCGTGAACCTGCTGGCCGACATCGTCGGCATCCTGGCCAACCCGAAGCTGCGCACCGGAGGTGCCTCGTGA
- a CDS encoding ABC transporter permease: MSQATTPDTEPRTASAARGAAPAVPDRRNTVVTRFWAQRQAKVGVVLTALVVATAFLGPLLLPWATGYTATDFAARPFQGAGLFGTDNLGRDVLSRFLAGGTSLLLFAVIATAGGLFLGLLFGMVAAYTGGRLDSLIMRANDVLLAIPQLVFALLAITVLGPQAWVLVTVIAVTHAPRIARVTRSATLDVINEDYIRAAEMYAMPRARILFREILPNITGPLTVEAGLRLTYSIGAIASLSFLGLGMQPPAADWGLMINENRIALALQPWGVMLPVFAIAVLTIGTNLIADSIARASASANVGEK; the protein is encoded by the coding sequence ATGTCCCAGGCCACCACCCCCGACACCGAGCCGCGCACCGCGTCGGCCGCGCGCGGCGCCGCACCCGCCGTCCCGGATCGGCGCAACACCGTCGTCACCCGCTTCTGGGCCCAGCGCCAGGCGAAGGTCGGCGTGGTGCTCACCGCGCTCGTCGTCGCCACCGCGTTCCTGGGGCCGCTGCTGCTGCCCTGGGCGACCGGCTACACCGCGACCGACTTCGCCGCCCGCCCCTTCCAGGGCGCCGGGCTGTTCGGCACCGACAACCTCGGCCGCGACGTGCTCTCACGCTTCCTGGCCGGCGGCACCTCGCTGCTCCTCTTCGCGGTGATCGCCACCGCCGGCGGCCTGTTCCTCGGACTGCTGTTCGGGATGGTCGCCGCCTACACCGGCGGCCGGCTGGACTCGCTGATCATGCGCGCCAACGACGTGCTGCTGGCGATCCCGCAGCTGGTGTTCGCGCTGCTGGCCATCACGGTGCTGGGCCCGCAGGCCTGGGTGCTGGTGACCGTCATCGCCGTCACCCACGCCCCGCGCATCGCCCGCGTGACCCGCTCGGCCACCCTGGACGTCATCAACGAGGACTACATCCGCGCCGCGGAGATGTACGCGATGCCGCGGGCCCGGATCCTGTTCCGCGAGATCCTGCCCAACATCACCGGCCCGCTGACGGTGGAGGCCGGGCTGCGCCTGACCTACTCGATCGGCGCGATCGCCTCGCTGTCCTTCCTGGGCCTGGGCATGCAGCCGCCGGCGGCGGACTGGGGACTGATGATCAACGAGAACCGCATCGCCCTGGCTCTCCAGCCCTGGGGCGTGATGCTGCCGGTCTTCGCGATCGCCGTCCTGACCATCGGAACCAACCTGATCGCGGACTCGATCGCCCGGGCCTCCGCGAGCGCGAACGTAGGGGAGAAGTGA
- a CDS encoding ABC transporter ATP-binding protein, which yields MSRARGTEVTLTPTGAPMIEGSAWHAQVAAGGNILEIDDLRISTTADGRDVIKGVDLRLRQGEILALVGESGSGKTTVGLAALGHFRRGLSHTGGTVTVHPSHGTSPAGMTDLGEEALRRLRGSRVSYIPQDPALSLNPSIRVGEQIREVLQIHGFGADDAERDARVRSVLREVGLPDDDAHQRRWPHQLSGGQQQRIGIAMAFAMYPDVLVLDEPTTGLDVSTQAVVLETIREMTLTNNVAGLYITHDLAVVAEIADRVAVMLQGELVEEGGTQGVLGSPQHRYTRTLLAAVPDLAGTNRIGEFEARRQAVEAAEQAEAAELAQRESAEADRTAEDVQAAAGAADGPTRPEASDGPALPEAADATARPGAADGPGRRGAAAESAPEPSTTTTGSLPALRRADEPAGQDAAPALTAGEPLIEVRDLSLSYGDKQVLTSVDLTLRTSECTLLLGESGSGKTTLSRVIAGLLDHGTGQVRYDGVDLATSTRQRTVGQRQDIQYVFQSPFSSLNPRRTLGQSLAVPLEMSGELGAAERRERVREALDAVRLGRSFFERRPGDLSGGERQRAAIARALVNMPRVLVCDEITSALDVSVQASIIDLLSRLREERGLSMLFVTHNIALARHVAERVAVLDHGVIVDEGPTDQVLTAPSHAYTQELLQNVPTL from the coding sequence ATGTCGAGAGCACGCGGGACCGAGGTGACCCTCACGCCCACCGGCGCCCCGATGATCGAGGGCTCGGCCTGGCATGCCCAGGTCGCCGCCGGAGGGAACATCCTCGAGATCGACGATCTCCGGATCAGCACCACCGCCGACGGGCGCGACGTCATCAAGGGCGTCGACCTCCGGCTGCGCCAGGGCGAGATCCTGGCGCTGGTCGGAGAGTCCGGGTCCGGCAAGACGACCGTGGGGCTGGCGGCGCTGGGGCACTTCCGCCGCGGGCTGAGCCACACCGGCGGCACGGTCACGGTCCATCCCTCCCACGGCACCTCCCCTGCCGGGATGACGGACCTGGGGGAGGAGGCGCTGCGTCGCCTGCGCGGCTCGCGCGTCTCCTACATCCCGCAGGATCCGGCGCTGTCGCTGAACCCGTCCATCCGCGTCGGCGAACAGATCCGCGAGGTGCTCCAGATCCACGGCTTCGGGGCCGACGACGCCGAGCGGGATGCCCGCGTGCGCAGCGTGCTGCGCGAGGTCGGGCTGCCCGACGACGACGCCCACCAGCGGCGCTGGCCCCACCAGCTCTCCGGCGGCCAGCAGCAGCGCATCGGCATCGCGATGGCGTTCGCGATGTATCCCGACGTGCTGGTGCTCGACGAGCCCACTACCGGTCTGGACGTCTCCACGCAGGCGGTGGTGCTCGAGACCATCCGGGAGATGACGCTGACGAACAACGTCGCCGGCCTGTACATCACGCACGACCTGGCCGTCGTCGCCGAGATCGCGGACCGGGTGGCGGTCATGCTCCAGGGCGAGCTCGTCGAGGAGGGCGGGACGCAGGGGGTGCTCGGCAGCCCGCAGCACCGCTACACCAGGACGCTGCTGGCAGCGGTCCCTGACCTCGCCGGCACGAACCGCATCGGCGAGTTCGAGGCCCGCCGCCAGGCCGTCGAGGCGGCCGAGCAGGCCGAGGCCGCCGAGCTGGCCCAGCGCGAGAGTGCGGAGGCGGACCGCACCGCGGAGGACGTGCAGGCAGCAGCCGGCGCGGCCGACGGTCCCACCCGGCCCGAGGCGTCTGACGGTCCCGCCCTGCCCGAGGCGGCCGACGCCACCGCCCGGCCTGGCGCGGCCGACGGCCCTGGCCGGCGCGGCGCAGCCGCCGAGTCCGCTCCGGAGCCGAGCACCACGACGACCGGCTCCCTCCCCGCCCTCCGCCGCGCCGACGAGCCCGCCGGGCAGGACGCGGCCCCGGCCCTGACCGCCGGCGAGCCCTTGATCGAGGTGCGCGATCTGTCGCTGTCGTACGGAGACAAGCAGGTGCTCACCAGCGTCGACCTCACGCTGCGCACCTCGGAGTGCACGCTGCTGCTGGGGGAGTCCGGCTCGGGCAAGACCACGCTGTCGCGCGTGATCGCCGGGCTGCTGGATCACGGCACGGGACAGGTGCGCTACGACGGGGTGGATCTGGCGACCTCGACCCGGCAGCGCACCGTCGGCCAGCGCCAGGACATCCAGTACGTCTTCCAGTCCCCGTTCTCCTCCCTGAACCCCCGGCGCACGCTGGGCCAGTCGCTCGCGGTGCCGCTGGAGATGTCCGGTGAGCTGGGCGCGGCCGAGCGCCGGGAGCGGGTGCGCGAGGCGCTGGACGCCGTCCGCCTGGGCCGGTCGTTCTTCGAGCGCCGGCCAGGGGACCTCTCCGGGGGTGAGCGCCAGCGCGCGGCGATCGCCCGCGCTCTGGTGAACATGCCCCGCGTGCTCGTGTGCGACGAGATCACCTCGGCCCTGGATGTCTCGGTCCAGGCCAGCATCATCGACCTGCTCTCGCGTCTACGCGAGGAGCGGGGCCTGTCGATGCTCTTCGTCACCCACAACATCGCCCTGGCCCGGCACGTGGCCGAGCGCGTCGCGGTCCTCGACCACGGCGTGATCGTCGACGAGGGCCCCACCGACCAGGTGCTGACCGCACCGAGCCACGCCTACACCCAGGAGCTGCTGCAGAACGTCCCGACCCTCTAG